In the genome of Candidatus Hydrogenedentota bacterium, the window CGCCAGGGGCGAGCCCCCCTCCGCCACATAGGTCCCCGCGCCGATCCGCGTGGTGACCACCCCCGCCGACTCCAGCTCCCGGTAGGCGCGCGCAACCGTGTTCGGGTTGATCAGCAGTTGCGCGGCCAGCACCCTCACCGGGGGGAGTTCCTCATGGGGCCGCAGCTGGCCCGTGGCGACCAGCCGCTTGATCTGGTTGACGATCTGCA includes:
- a CDS encoding GntR family transcriptional regulator translates to MILHIAPKDGTPIYVQIVNQIKRLVATGQLRPHEELPPVRVLAAQLLINPNTVARAYRELESAGVVTTRIGAGTYVAEGGSPLAHRERLRLLSDRVDGLLVEADHLNFTLEEVVELMRARSEALRGRKEGHHDDNA